From Segatella copri, the proteins below share one genomic window:
- a CDS encoding pectate lyase yields MKKMVFTLALLLMSLSAAVAQTGTFKITHAVARNSKVNQMYVTTKSGDVKYYNTADLTSVKFEGDKAIIAPKSGSENDEYDASVQKISFAKKVEQGESGDIENPAGVIQITEAKGWQESAYLKWAPFEGASSYNVYVDDKKIDAQLIRQYASYYRADVLGLKEGTYSVKVVPVNADGKEITGANTASNLVVKSYNREGFAHFKYAGVGAYNNDGTLKAGAKVLYITAKTAKTVSTTVNTGKLETITGLQSIIDAYSKGKDKTPIAFRIIGKVNLSDLDHISSSAEGLQIKGAMMNMTFEGVGDDATVYGFGFLLREAESVEFRNFAIMRCLDDAMSLDTKNSHVWIHNMDLFYGKKGSAADQAKGDGTVDIKGDSKYVTVAYNRFWDNGKASMCGMKSETGENWITYHHNWFDHSDSRMARVRTMSVHMYNNYYQHCDVYGIGATSGSSIFMESNYFDAVKRPIMSSLQGTDAKGDGTFSGEKGGLIKAYGNVFTNKPDNFSYIPYAENNTSFDAYEVSDPSEQVPASVKTLVGGTSYNNFDTNSSLMYAYAADKAEDVPSIVEGFYGAGRLNHGDIDFAIPDETVVTNGHQQPWPALASILDAYTSGVVKVFGESNATGEGGSTEGGSTGGETGGSGEGGSTGGSTGGSEGGSTVTPIEGTVTCSFAGGKASNSSFTVAGNFKNSTTGVTVDGNTYNDYLKLESSAGTVSFKTTAKMQMTCYTGDTKAKLKIDGADVTGDTTKGVVTVTLEVGDHSIAKAGSGSKSLYLIKLVPVTE; encoded by the coding sequence ATGAAGAAAATGGTATTTACTTTGGCACTCCTCCTGATGAGCTTGAGTGCAGCTGTGGCTCAGACAGGGACATTTAAGATTACCCATGCCGTGGCTCGTAACAGCAAGGTGAACCAGATGTATGTTACCACCAAGTCGGGTGATGTGAAGTATTATAATACTGCAGACTTGACAAGTGTGAAGTTCGAAGGTGACAAGGCAATCATTGCACCTAAATCAGGTTCAGAGAATGATGAGTATGATGCTTCTGTTCAGAAAATCAGTTTCGCAAAGAAAGTAGAGCAGGGCGAAAGTGGTGATATTGAAAATCCTGCAGGTGTGATTCAGATTACTGAGGCAAAGGGCTGGCAGGAGTCTGCCTACTTGAAGTGGGCTCCATTCGAGGGCGCTTCTTCTTATAATGTATATGTAGATGACAAGAAGATTGATGCTCAGTTGATTCGTCAGTATGCTTCTTACTATCGTGCCGATGTTCTCGGTTTGAAGGAAGGTACTTATTCTGTAAAGGTTGTTCCTGTAAATGCTGACGGTAAAGAGATTACTGGTGCCAATACAGCTTCTAACTTGGTAGTAAAGAGCTACAACCGTGAGGGCTTTGCTCATTTCAAGTATGCTGGTGTAGGTGCTTATAATAATGATGGTACTTTGAAGGCTGGTGCTAAGGTTCTGTATATTACAGCCAAGACGGCCAAGACTGTTTCTACAACAGTTAATACGGGTAAGCTTGAGACGATTACAGGTCTTCAGTCTATTATTGATGCTTATTCAAAAGGTAAGGATAAAACCCCAATCGCCTTCCGTATCATCGGTAAGGTAAATCTTTCTGATTTGGATCACATTTCAAGTTCTGCTGAAGGATTGCAGATTAAGGGAGCTATGATGAATATGACATTCGAAGGTGTCGGTGATGATGCTACCGTATATGGCTTCGGCTTCTTGCTTAGAGAGGCTGAGAGTGTAGAGTTCCGTAACTTTGCTATCATGCGTTGCCTGGATGATGCCATGTCTCTTGATACTAAAAACTCTCATGTATGGATTCACAATATGGATCTCTTCTATGGCAAGAAGGGTAGTGCTGCCGACCAGGCTAAGGGTGACGGTACTGTAGACATCAAGGGCGATTCTAAGTATGTTACTGTAGCTTACAACCGCTTCTGGGATAATGGTAAGGCTTCTATGTGTGGTATGAAGAGTGAAACTGGTGAAAACTGGATTACTTATCATCACAACTGGTTCGACCATTCAGACTCTCGTATGGCTCGCGTTCGTACCATGAGTGTTCACATGTACAACAACTACTATCAGCATTGTGATGTTTATGGTATTGGTGCAACCAGTGGTTCAAGTATATTCATGGAGTCAAACTACTTTGATGCTGTTAAGCGTCCTATCATGAGCTCTTTGCAGGGTACTGATGCCAAGGGTGATGGTACTTTCTCTGGTGAGAAAGGTGGTTTGATTAAGGCATACGGCAATGTATTTACCAACAAGCCTGATAACTTCAGCTATATCCCATACGCAGAAAACAATACAAGCTTTGATGCTTACGAGGTTTCTGATCCAAGTGAGCAGGTTCCTGCAAGCGTAAAGACTTTGGTAGGTGGTACTTCTTACAACAATTTCGATACCAACTCAAGCCTCATGTATGCATACGCTGCAGATAAGGCAGAAGATGTTCCTTCTATCGTAGAAGGCTTCTATGGTGCAGGTCGTTTGAATCATGGCGATATTGATTTCGCTATTCCTGATGAAACAGTCGTAACAAATGGTCACCAGCAGCCATGGCCTGCTTTGGCAAGCATTCTTGACGCTTATACTTCTGGTGTTGTTAAAGTGTTCGGTGAGAGCAATGCAACAGGCGAAGGTGGTTCTACTGAAGGTGGAAGCACTGGTGGTGAGACTGGTGGTTCTGGCGAAGGTGGTAGCACTGGCGGCTCTACTGGTGGTTCAGAAGGTGGCAGCACAGTAACTCCTATCGAGGGTACAGTAACTTGCTCATTTGCTGGAGGTAAGGCTTCTAATAGTAGCTTTACTGTAGCGGGAAACTTTAAAAATAGTACAACTGGGGTAACTGTAGATGGAAATACTTATAATGATTACCTCAAATTAGAATCTTCTGCAGGTACAGTATCTTTTAAGACAACAGCAAAAATGCAGATGACTTGTTATACTGGTGATACAAAGGCAAAATTAAAGATTGATGGTGCTGATGTTACTGGTGATACAACCAAGGGCGTTGTTACTGTAACTCTTGAGGTAGGTGATCATTCTATAGCCAAGGCTGGTTCTGGTTCTAAGTCTTTATATCTCATCAAACTTGTACCTGTAACAGAATAA
- a CDS encoding pectate lyase family protein, whose protein sequence is MKQTNSTFSAQLKAVCRKTLLASALLCSFSMMANAQTQDGRDFSLDGFAAYEGTPGTNWYRVGGTTGGAGGKVVKADNFSQLQAYLQAADPYIVIVDHDITTGIKCYVDDLSTGRLLDDQSGKSGVESVYGERIMVAPNKTLIGVVNPTTGEAPLFSHITFVMQSVDNIIIRNCRFTMKGVPVLRTGENKIVAWRNGAQVEVGDPDCIGIQADKVSAKTDWGGHIWIDHCEFFNGGAANKDRYDGLLDCKNNVQWMTFSYNYFHDHDKSCLWGKGDSDVYENCRTISFHHNFFDQIEGSRLPLQRGGHVHYYNNYMRGCEDGWDIRTGAVAYEEGCYFEDTKSPIRSDRGGSLNISKAEGYDCIYKGCNNLMEGYANIDGAKISKSFPVTKTDWVPTQTTSSYTQHYLDKTVDVPAICEKYSGAGKVEIWKAYTSAIPMVDVSEFDHAIKNYSTAKTYDAEGKEMTGATTGISHTDMLAETGSSRIEYYDLAGSRLSAPQKGINIVRKVSLDGHVSVKKVIIR, encoded by the coding sequence ATGAAACAAACAAACTCTACTTTTTCTGCACAGCTTAAGGCTGTTTGTCGTAAAACTCTCTTGGCTTCTGCTTTGCTTTGTAGCTTCTCTATGATGGCAAATGCACAGACCCAGGATGGTCGTGACTTCTCTTTGGATGGCTTCGCTGCCTATGAAGGTACTCCTGGTACCAACTGGTATCGTGTCGGAGGAACTACCGGTGGTGCCGGTGGTAAGGTGGTGAAGGCTGACAACTTCTCTCAATTGCAGGCCTATCTCCAGGCAGCAGACCCATACATTGTTATCGTAGATCATGATATTACTACAGGCATCAAGTGCTATGTGGATGATCTGAGTACCGGTCGTTTGCTTGACGACCAGAGTGGTAAGTCTGGCGTAGAGTCTGTCTATGGCGAGCGCATTATGGTTGCTCCTAACAAGACTTTGATTGGCGTGGTGAACCCAACAACAGGTGAGGCTCCTCTCTTTTCTCATATCACCTTCGTGATGCAGTCGGTTGATAACATTATTATCCGTAACTGCCGTTTCACCATGAAGGGCGTTCCTGTGCTCAGAACAGGTGAGAATAAGATTGTGGCTTGGCGTAATGGAGCACAGGTAGAAGTGGGCGACCCTGACTGCATCGGAATCCAGGCAGATAAGGTGAGTGCCAAGACCGACTGGGGTGGACATATCTGGATAGACCATTGTGAATTCTTCAATGGTGGTGCAGCCAATAAAGACCGCTATGATGGTTTGCTCGACTGCAAGAACAATGTGCAGTGGATGACATTCAGCTATAACTATTTCCACGACCATGACAAGAGCTGCTTGTGGGGTAAGGGTGATTCAGATGTTTATGAGAACTGTCGCACCATCTCTTTCCATCATAATTTCTTTGATCAGATAGAAGGCTCCCGTCTTCCTCTCCAGCGTGGTGGTCATGTACATTATTATAATAACTATATGCGTGGTTGCGAGGATGGTTGGGATATCCGTACAGGAGCTGTGGCATACGAAGAAGGTTGCTATTTCGAAGATACGAAGTCGCCTATCCGCTCAGATAGAGGTGGTAGCTTGAATATCTCTAAGGCTGAAGGCTATGATTGTATCTACAAGGGCTGTAACAACTTGATGGAAGGTTATGCCAATATTGATGGCGCTAAGATTAGCAAGTCTTTTCCTGTAACCAAGACAGATTGGGTTCCTACTCAAACCACATCCTCTTACACCCAGCATTATCTCGACAAGACGGTAGATGTTCCTGCCATCTGCGAGAAGTATTCTGGCGCAGGTAAGGTAGAAATCTGGAAGGCTTATACCTCTGCAATTCCTATGGTGGATGTGTCTGAATTCGATCATGCCATCAAGAATTACAGCACAGCTAAGACCTACGATGCAGAAGGAAAGGAAATGACAGGTGCTACAACCGGTATTTCCCATACCGACATGTTAGCAGAAACCGGCTCCTCTCGCATCGAGTATTATGATTTGGCTGGTTCCCGTCTTTCTGCACCTCAGAAGGGAATCAATATCGTCAGGAAGGTGAGCCTTGATGGACATGTAAGCGTGAAGAAGGTAATTATCAGGTGA
- a CDS encoding SusC/RagA family TonB-linked outer membrane protein: MKAIQNLAKRSLLLVALFVIGCLQLMAQTRTIKGEVTDAQNGEALIGATVMVEGEKGGTVTDFDGNFSLQVSSSAKKIKVSYIGYIDKVLSISDNMKVKLESDSKALADVVVIGYGTARKSDLTGSVATVKSKDFNKGLVSSPEQLINGKVSGVQIMSNSGSASAGSTIRVRGGASLNASNDPLIVLDGVPLEQGGISGNSSNFLSMINPSDIESMTVLKDASSTAIYGSRASNGVIIITTKKGQQGAVKVNFNTTNSLQTRAQMVDMLSRDEFVNVINQFGTDNQKSLLGTANTDWNDEVYRTAFGTDNNLSVSGSIDKWLPFRVSVGYYNQSGLVRKDNVERWTGNVVLTPSFFQDHLKLTINAKGTLNNNSFNNGGAVWAAATFNPTIPVYSGNDKYGGYNEALDADGYPVNAGVRNPRGLVDLYDSKSKVSRFIGSMDVDYKVHFLPDLKLHATVGADYAKGDGTVYVPVYAAQSYNKDESLGGSDYKYGPQKNENRLLTLYANYAKYFEDIKSNVDLTAGYDYQYWKSTTPLYYTKSAAGTNLSTVKASDYRHVMLSYYGRINYSFDGKYLLTATVRRDASSRFSKDTRWGTFPSVALGWTLTEEPWLKNQKVLSNLKLRASYGVTGQQEGIGNYNYLPVYTYSVTGAEAFINGQYINTYRPEAYVSDLKWETTTSWNFGLDFGFLDGRIGGAIDFYTRKTKDLLASVPTAAGTNFSKTILTNVGNVDSKGIEVSLNATPIQTKDWEWNLSYNFTWQNMKVKNLSLIKGGSQTNVKVGPSIDAYQFQVLSEGYEPYMFYVYHQLYDSKTGKPIEGAYADLNNDGEINESDLYRYHSPAPKYIMGLSTSLRYKQLTLGMSFRANIDNYVYNGMGMSTGAFETVSYNNSQLNNLNTSFLKTGFKTRQYLSDYYVENASFLKLDNLSLSYNVGKINKWASLTVSAMVQNVFTITGYSGTDPEVPNGMDNSFYPRPRTYSVSLGLQF; encoded by the coding sequence ATGAAAGCAATCCAGAATTTAGCAAAGAGAAGTTTGCTTCTCGTGGCATTGTTCGTCATCGGATGTCTGCAACTCATGGCGCAGACAAGAACCATCAAAGGTGAGGTGACTGATGCGCAGAATGGTGAGGCTCTGATTGGCGCCACTGTCATGGTGGAAGGCGAAAAGGGCGGTACAGTTACTGATTTTGACGGTAACTTCAGTCTTCAGGTATCTTCTTCAGCCAAGAAGATCAAGGTATCTTATATCGGTTATATTGATAAGGTACTTTCTATCTCAGACAATATGAAGGTGAAACTCGAATCCGACAGCAAGGCGCTGGCTGATGTCGTGGTCATCGGATATGGTACGGCAAGAAAGAGTGACCTGACAGGTTCCGTAGCTACCGTGAAATCGAAGGACTTTAATAAAGGTCTCGTTTCTTCTCCAGAACAGTTGATCAACGGTAAGGTTTCGGGTGTACAGATTATGTCCAACAGTGGTTCTGCCTCTGCCGGCAGTACCATCCGTGTGCGTGGTGGTGCATCTCTTAATGCCAGTAACGACCCTCTTATCGTGCTCGATGGTGTGCCATTGGAGCAGGGGGGTATTTCGGGTAACAGCAGCAACTTCCTCAGCATGATCAACCCTTCTGATATCGAGAGCATGACTGTATTGAAGGATGCTTCTTCTACAGCCATCTATGGTTCCCGTGCATCTAACGGTGTCATCATCATTACCACCAAGAAGGGACAGCAGGGTGCTGTAAAGGTGAACTTCAATACCACCAACAGTTTGCAGACCCGTGCGCAGATGGTAGATATGCTGAGCCGTGATGAATTCGTGAATGTCATCAACCAGTTTGGTACAGATAACCAAAAGTCATTGCTCGGTACAGCCAATACCGATTGGAACGATGAGGTTTACCGCACAGCCTTCGGTACAGATAATAACCTCAGCGTGAGCGGCAGCATCGACAAGTGGTTGCCATTCCGAGTGTCTGTAGGCTATTACAACCAGAGCGGTCTGGTTCGCAAGGACAATGTAGAGCGCTGGACAGGTAACGTTGTATTGACTCCTAGCTTCTTCCAGGATCACCTGAAGTTGACCATCAACGCCAAGGGAACGCTTAATAACAACTCATTCAATAATGGTGGCGCTGTATGGGCAGCTGCCACATTCAACCCAACCATCCCGGTTTATTCCGGCAACGACAAATATGGTGGCTATAATGAGGCACTCGATGCTGATGGCTATCCAGTGAATGCCGGTGTAAGAAACCCTCGCGGTCTGGTTGATCTGTATGATTCAAAGAGTAAGGTAAGCCGCTTCATCGGTTCTATGGATGTAGATTACAAGGTTCACTTCCTGCCAGACCTCAAGCTCCATGCTACCGTGGGTGCTGACTATGCCAAGGGCGACGGAACCGTTTATGTTCCTGTCTACGCAGCACAGAGCTACAACAAGGATGAGTCTTTGGGCGGTAGCGATTACAAGTATGGTCCTCAGAAGAACGAGAACCGCTTGCTTACCCTCTATGCCAACTATGCAAAGTATTTCGAAGATATCAAGAGTAATGTAGATCTGACAGCCGGTTACGACTACCAGTACTGGAAGAGTACTACACCTCTTTATTATACCAAAAGTGCGGCAGGCACAAACCTGTCAACCGTAAAGGCTTCAGATTACCGTCATGTAATGTTGTCATATTACGGACGTATCAACTATTCATTCGATGGAAAGTATCTCCTGACGGCTACCGTTCGTCGAGACGCATCTTCCCGTTTCTCTAAGGATACCCGTTGGGGTACTTTCCCATCTGTTGCTTTGGGCTGGACTTTGACAGAAGAGCCTTGGTTGAAGAACCAGAAGGTACTTTCTAACTTGAAACTCCGTGCCAGCTATGGTGTTACCGGTCAGCAGGAAGGTATCGGCAACTACAACTATCTGCCGGTTTATACCTACAGCGTGACAGGTGCCGAAGCATTCATCAACGGACAGTATATCAATACTTACCGTCCTGAGGCATACGTATCAGACTTGAAGTGGGAGACTACAACCTCCTGGAACTTCGGTCTCGATTTCGGATTCCTGGATGGCCGTATCGGTGGTGCCATCGATTTCTATACCCGTAAGACCAAGGACCTGTTGGCATCAGTACCAACAGCAGCAGGTACCAACTTCTCAAAGACTATCCTTACCAACGTAGGTAATGTGGACAGCAAGGGTATTGAGGTTTCTCTGAATGCAACCCCTATCCAGACCAAGGACTGGGAGTGGAACCTGAGCTATAACTTTACCTGGCAGAACATGAAGGTGAAGAACCTTTCATTGATAAAGGGTGGAAGCCAGACCAACGTGAAGGTAGGTCCATCTATCGATGCTTACCAGTTCCAGGTACTCTCTGAGGGATATGAGCCATACATGTTCTATGTGTATCATCAGCTCTACGACTCAAAGACAGGCAAGCCTATCGAGGGTGCTTATGCCGATTTGAACAATGATGGCGAAATCAATGAGTCAGATCTCTACCGCTATCATTCTCCAGCCCCTAAGTACATCATGGGCTTGAGTACATCTTTGAGATACAAGCAGCTGACACTCGGTATGAGTTTCCGTGCCAACATCGACAACTATGTATACAACGGCATGGGTATGAGTACAGGTGCTTTTGAGACCGTAAGCTACAACAACTCACAACTCAACAACCTCAATACCAGCTTCCTGAAGACAGGTTTCAAGACCCGTCAGTATCTCTCTGATTACTACGTAGAGAATGCTTCGTTCCTGAAACTCGACAACCTGAGTTTGAGTTACAATGTAGGTAAGATCAACAAGTGGGCTTCGCTCACCGTATCTGCGATGGTACAGAATGTATTCACCATCACCGGTTACTCAGGTACAGATCCTGAGGTGCCAAACGGAATGGACAACTCATTCTATCCACGTCCTCGCACTTACTCAGTAAGCCTCGGACTTCAGTTCTAA
- a CDS encoding RagB/SusD family nutrient uptake outer membrane protein: MKLKNILYSMMMGTAVLTGTTSCVSDLDQYPHTETTSKDVYTSLANYEAVLGKIYAAMVTSGQGKGGDNKDMESVLNAGSGFDYMRMFINMQECGTDEFASTWLTGEQTTGLTYLSWDANDAWVSDMYYRIYYNIALCNEFLRNANNANFSGADAEKMKEYKAEVRFMRALFYYHALDFYRNIPMVTENDPVGSYIPPRYTPQQTFDYIESELKDCVGDMLPASTCPYGQASQGAAYTLLAKLYLNSEVYTGVAKYAECMEACKKVMDMGYSLESDYSKLFNADNDKRTNEIIFALPVSAEHTVSWGSSTYLVCGQLSMSNANQNVADFGATSGWSEFRLRPEFVDKFTQTDIDGGGDKRCKFFTNGQSKDVTNMTDETTGYLSEKWSNLKDDGTTASNTADAGVETDFPLFRLADVYLMYAECVVRLHNDWDNWGGGSDATDPTVIASRKQGAIYWINQLRERSHASDVWASNFADDDAFLQFILDERARELYHEGYRRTDLIRYGQFTTNKYIWQWKGGVHDGQAVDSKYNIYPIPNTELTANPNLHNDNY; the protein is encoded by the coding sequence ATGAAACTTAAGAATATATTATATAGTATGATGATGGGAACAGCGGTGCTGACAGGCACTACCAGCTGTGTTTCCGATCTTGACCAATATCCTCATACAGAGACAACCTCTAAGGATGTTTATACCTCGCTTGCCAATTATGAGGCTGTGCTGGGTAAGATTTACGCTGCCATGGTGACTAGCGGTCAGGGCAAGGGCGGCGATAATAAGGATATGGAATCCGTATTGAACGCCGGCAGTGGTTTCGATTACATGCGTATGTTTATCAATATGCAGGAGTGTGGTACCGATGAATTTGCCTCTACCTGGCTGACAGGTGAGCAGACCACCGGCCTGACCTATCTTTCATGGGATGCCAACGATGCGTGGGTATCAGATATGTATTATCGTATCTACTACAACATCGCCCTTTGCAACGAGTTCCTGCGCAATGCCAATAATGCCAATTTCTCGGGTGCTGATGCAGAGAAGATGAAGGAGTATAAGGCAGAAGTCCGCTTCATGCGCGCTCTGTTCTATTACCATGCCCTCGATTTCTATCGCAACATTCCGATGGTGACAGAGAACGACCCTGTGGGCAGCTACATTCCTCCTCGTTATACTCCTCAGCAGACATTCGATTATATCGAGAGCGAGTTGAAGGATTGTGTAGGTGATATGCTTCCTGCATCCACCTGTCCTTACGGTCAGGCTTCTCAGGGTGCTGCCTATACCTTGCTTGCCAAGCTTTATCTGAACAGCGAGGTTTATACCGGCGTTGCCAAGTATGCCGAGTGCATGGAGGCTTGTAAGAAGGTGATGGATATGGGCTACTCTTTGGAGTCTGATTACAGCAAGCTCTTCAATGCTGATAACGACAAGCGTACCAACGAAATTATCTTCGCCTTGCCAGTAAGTGCAGAGCATACAGTAAGCTGGGGTTCTTCCACTTACTTGGTGTGTGGACAGTTGAGTATGTCGAATGCCAACCAGAATGTTGCCGATTTCGGTGCTACCAGTGGCTGGAGCGAGTTCCGTCTCCGTCCTGAGTTCGTGGATAAGTTTACCCAGACCGATATTGATGGAGGTGGCGACAAGCGCTGCAAGTTCTTCACCAATGGTCAGAGCAAGGATGTAACCAACATGACCGATGAAACCACCGGTTATCTCTCAGAGAAATGGAGTAATCTGAAGGATGATGGTACTACAGCATCTAATACTGCTGATGCAGGTGTAGAAACCGATTTCCCTCTCTTCCGTTTGGCAGATGTTTATCTGATGTATGCCGAGTGCGTGGTTCGTCTGCATAATGACTGGGATAACTGGGGTGGTGGTAGTGATGCTACAGATCCAACCGTGATTGCTTCTCGCAAGCAGGGTGCTATCTATTGGATCAACCAGCTTCGTGAGCGCTCTCATGCTTCTGATGTATGGGCAAGCAACTTTGCTGATGACGATGCCTTCCTCCAGTTCATCCTCGATGAGCGTGCCCGTGAACTCTATCATGAAGGTTATCGCCGTACCGACCTGATTCGCTATGGTCAGTTTACTACTAATAAGTACATCTGGCAGTGGAAGGGTGGTGTCCACGACGGACAGGCAGTGGATAGCAAGTACAACATCTATCCAATCCCTAACACCGAGCTTACCGCAAATCCAAATCTTCATAACGACAACTATTAA
- a CDS encoding DUF5114 domain-containing protein — protein sequence MKKIFRNLMMLLCALTALVSCDESGDKIYLDGFKASDLMASASDVKLSVDNSKDVVLSLAWQNPTLFSNDETKPAGSGVLKTYLQASASEDFASVKEYTVTDLSKAFTGADLNAAAKDLGLSPDVSSPLYFRIKSQMGANLDAAYSNVCQVKVTPYLIDMSYINILNEKKDQVLTKLYSPNSDGVYSGYMNASSWFHIWGKENDGTIWGNVGQDNHVYEMDNTESAWNIWFPGQTGIYYTVLDTKAKELKPTYIKSMQLNGEDMTYDAPNYAWTKVITTAADNTPISIVATGAEYSKDTGTEDAAAVVKTMNYTLADGKMTDAATAGSVNIAKAGTYTVTVKVGEHSQLEYTIVEGDQTTPEPEVSNTLCMFSKDGNTLLAVMNKVSDGVYTCKYKPTAWENFRFIFVGENKDDKQTWYGSDPSDLFKLSTASDCWDIWFKDDVTGGEVTVTADLNTMTWKYE from the coding sequence ATGAAAAAGATATTTAGAAACTTGATGATGCTTCTCTGCGCACTCACCGCCCTGGTGAGTTGCGACGAGAGTGGCGACAAGATATATCTGGATGGCTTCAAGGCATCCGATCTGATGGCATCGGCATCCGATGTGAAGCTGTCTGTAGATAACAGTAAGGACGTTGTCCTCTCGTTGGCTTGGCAGAATCCTACCTTGTTTTCGAACGATGAAACCAAGCCTGCGGGCAGCGGAGTGTTGAAGACTTATCTGCAGGCATCCGCCTCAGAAGATTTCGCATCAGTAAAGGAATACACCGTAACCGACCTTTCCAAGGCTTTCACCGGTGCTGATCTCAATGCTGCAGCCAAGGATCTCGGCTTGTCTCCTGATGTGAGTTCACCTCTTTATTTCCGTATCAAGAGTCAGATGGGTGCCAATCTTGATGCCGCTTACAGCAATGTCTGCCAGGTAAAGGTTACTCCATACCTCATTGATATGAGCTACATCAATATCCTGAATGAGAAAAAGGATCAAGTTCTGACCAAACTCTATTCTCCTAATTCTGATGGAGTTTATTCTGGCTATATGAATGCCTCTTCTTGGTTCCATATCTGGGGTAAGGAAAATGATGGTACCATTTGGGGTAATGTAGGACAGGATAACCATGTGTACGAAATGGATAATACTGAGTCTGCATGGAACATCTGGTTCCCAGGTCAGACAGGTATTTATTATACAGTTCTTGATACAAAAGCTAAGGAACTTAAGCCAACTTACATCAAGTCGATGCAGTTGAATGGTGAAGATATGACCTATGATGCTCCTAACTATGCTTGGACCAAGGTGATTACAACCGCAGCCGATAATACTCCAATTAGCATCGTAGCAACAGGTGCAGAGTACAGCAAGGATACAGGTACAGAAGATGCTGCAGCTGTGGTGAAGACCATGAACTATACTTTGGCTGATGGCAAAATGACAGATGCTGCAACAGCTGGAAGTGTAAATATTGCCAAGGCTGGTACTTATACCGTAACCGTGAAAGTTGGTGAGCACAGCCAGCTGGAATACACCATCGTTGAGGGCGACCAGACAACTCCAGAGCCAGAGGTTAGCAATACCCTCTGTATGTTCTCTAAGGATGGTAACACCCTTCTTGCCGTGATGAACAAGGTGAGTGATGGCGTTTATACCTGCAAGTACAAGCCAACAGCTTGGGAGAATTTCCGGTTTATCTTCGTAGGTGAAAACAAGGACGACAAGCAGACTTGGTATGGTTCTGATCCAAGCGATCTTTTTAAATTGTCAACAGCTAGTGACTGTTGGGACATTTGGTTCAAGGATGATGTAACTGGTGGTGAAGTTACCGTTACCGCTGACCTCAACACCATGACATGGAAATATGAATAA
- a CDS encoding glycoside hydrolase family 53 protein yields the protein MKNILGKAILLASALLFSITGTSCSNDDNTTPEKEKTYDMSGFAKGADVSWLTEMEKDGVKFYNQNGKATECMKLLREEGTNSIRLRVWVNPEGGWCGKDDVIAKAWRAQQLGFRLMIDFHYSDTWADPGNQKVPAAWQGYTAEQMKQAVADHTKDVLTALKDRGVTNVEWVQVGNETRDGMLWNSDEAVTGQVSKNAANFAAYINAGYDAVKEVYPKAKVIVHVDKGQDLGGLTWLYDKLKDNGGKWDVIGLSLYPEDDNWQSYAESCLSNIQTLSSKYGKDVIISEIGMWWGSEQAAPLMKKMVDGCKKISTCEGIFYWEPEVYNNWKPANYITLGWDAYTKGAFDNSGKPTAVFDAYK from the coding sequence ATGAAGAATATTTTAGGAAAAGCCATATTGCTGGCTTCAGCACTCTTGTTTTCTATTACAGGAACAAGTTGCAGCAATGATGATAATACCACTCCCGAAAAGGAGAAGACATACGATATGAGTGGCTTCGCCAAGGGCGCCGATGTAAGTTGGCTCACAGAGATGGAGAAGGATGGTGTGAAATTCTATAATCAGAATGGCAAGGCAACAGAATGCATGAAGCTCCTTCGCGAAGAGGGAACCAATTCCATCCGTCTGCGTGTCTGGGTAAATCCGGAAGGTGGCTGGTGTGGCAAGGATGATGTCATCGCCAAGGCTTGGCGTGCTCAGCAGCTCGGCTTCCGTCTGATGATTGACTTCCACTATTCTGATACCTGGGCTGACCCGGGCAACCAGAAAGTTCCTGCTGCATGGCAGGGCTATACTGCCGAACAGATGAAACAGGCTGTGGCTGATCATACCAAGGATGTATTGACAGCCTTGAAGGATAGAGGTGTAACCAACGTAGAGTGGGTGCAGGTGGGTAATGAAACCCGCGACGGAATGCTCTGGAATAGCGATGAGGCTGTAACCGGTCAGGTATCTAAGAATGCAGCCAATTTTGCTGCTTATATCAACGCCGGTTATGATGCTGTAAAGGAAGTTTATCCTAAGGCAAAAGTCATCGTGCATGTAGATAAGGGTCAGGACCTCGGTGGACTTACCTGGCTCTACGATAAGCTGAAGGACAATGGTGGAAAGTGGGATGTCATCGGACTGTCTCTTTATCCGGAAGATGATAACTGGCAGAGTTATGCAGAGAGTTGTCTCTCTAACATCCAGACTCTTTCTTCCAAGTATGGCAAGGACGTCATCATCTCTGAAATCGGTATGTGGTGGGGTTCTGAGCAGGCTGCGCCATTGATGAAGAAGATGGTGGATGGCTGTAAGAAGATTTCTACCTGCGAGGGTATCTTCTATTGGGAACCGGAAGTTTACAACAACTGGAAACCAGCCAACTATATCACTCTGGGTTGGGATGCATATACCAAGGGAGCCTTCGACAACAGCGGCAAACCAACTGCCGTATTTGATGCATATAAATAA